The following proteins come from a genomic window of Pseudomonas sp. J452:
- the hexR gene encoding transcriptional regulator HexR: MNLLQHIAQSRHLLRKSELKVADYVLQDPSAVMHSSMADLAHEVGISEPTIVRFCRAIGCTGFQDLKLRLAQSLAAGASFGQFAIQEDDSVTEFSLKIFDTTLHTLMEVRERLDTQALQKAINAIAHAKRIEFYGFGASGAVAADAQHKFFRLLLTAAAYSDPHMQAMSAVTLKPSDVAICISQSGRSKDLLITANLVRESGATLITLCPGQTPLADLADVNLAIDVQEDTEIYTPLTSRIAHLVVIDVLAMGVAMARGPDLVNHLKSVKRSLRSLRLSPKSVRAAED; the protein is encoded by the coding sequence GTGAATCTGTTGCAGCACATTGCCCAGTCCCGCCATCTGCTTCGCAAGTCCGAACTCAAGGTTGCCGACTACGTCCTGCAGGACCCTTCGGCGGTGATGCACAGCTCCATGGCCGACCTGGCTCACGAGGTCGGCATCAGCGAGCCGACCATTGTGCGCTTCTGCCGCGCCATTGGTTGCACCGGTTTCCAGGACCTCAAGCTGCGCTTGGCGCAGAGCCTGGCGGCGGGTGCCAGCTTCGGCCAGTTCGCGATCCAGGAAGACGACTCGGTTACCGAGTTCAGCCTGAAGATTTTCGACACCACCCTGCATACCCTGATGGAAGTGCGCGAGCGTCTCGACACCCAGGCCCTGCAGAAGGCGATCAACGCCATCGCCCATGCCAAGCGCATCGAGTTCTACGGGTTCGGCGCTTCCGGCGCGGTGGCGGCGGATGCCCAGCACAAATTCTTCCGCCTTCTGCTGACCGCCGCGGCCTACTCGGACCCGCACATGCAGGCGATGAGCGCGGTGACCCTGAAGCCTAGCGACGTGGCCATCTGCATTTCCCAGTCCGGGCGTTCCAAGGACCTGCTGATCACCGCCAACCTGGTGCGCGAGTCCGGTGCCACGCTGATCACACTGTGCCCCGGGCAAACGCCGCTGGCCGACCTGGCCGACGTCAACCTGGCCATTGATGTGCAGGAAGACACCGAGATCTACACCCCGCTGACCTCGCGCATCGCCCACCTGGTAGTGATCGACGTGCTGGCCATGGGCGTGGCGATGGCCCGCGGGCCGGATCTGGTCAACCACCTTAAGAGCGTCAAACGCAGCTTACGTAGCCTGCGGTTGTCGCCCAAGTCGGTGCGCGCCGCCGAGGATTGA
- a CDS encoding PA3496 family putative envelope integrity protein, which translates to MSRHHADQQHSASRTRRQQEDLRRMQFRRAIEDYSEQRRLSQEVADFPELIAANYLTTLQSAQPRSARPGR; encoded by the coding sequence ATGTCCCGCCATCACGCTGACCAGCAACATTCCGCCAGCCGCACCCGCCGCCAGCAGGAAGACCTGCGCCGCATGCAGTTCCGCCGGGCGATCGAGGATTATTCGGAGCAGCGCCGCCTCAGCCAGGAGGTCGCCGATTTTCCCGAGCTGATCGCCGCCAACTACCTGACTACGCTGCAGTCTGCGCAGCCGCGAAGCGCTCGCCCAGGGCGCTGA
- a CDS encoding LysR family transcriptional regulator: MRKSLMRMTFRQLQIFRAVCESRSYSRAAEEMALTQPAVSLQIRQLEELIDQPLFDYVAKKLYLTPAAEALLKASEDVFGRLESLDMQLSDLQGSLQGQLSLAVESSAKYLVPHLFAAFRAQHPEVSLQLVVVNHAMAVRRLSASRDDLLIMSQVPSELALDFFPFFNNPIIAVAPPTHPLCSVERLRLSDLSSFPLLVREPGSGTRKACEEYCHQKRAHFAQTIEVGSTESQVEAVIAGLGLALLPRHAVRLELAAGLLRELPAEELPLLRSWCVVHNRGKRLSPVAQAFLDFIRVERLQISALGERFAAAQTAA; encoded by the coding sequence ATGCGTAAGTCGCTGATGCGCATGACATTTCGACAGCTGCAGATTTTCCGGGCAGTCTGCGAAAGCCGCTCCTACAGCCGCGCCGCCGAGGAAATGGCCCTCACCCAGCCAGCCGTGAGCCTGCAGATTCGCCAGTTGGAAGAGCTGATCGACCAGCCGCTGTTCGACTACGTGGCCAAAAAGCTCTACCTGACCCCCGCCGCCGAGGCGCTGCTGAAAGCCAGCGAAGACGTCTTCGGCCGCCTGGAGAGCCTCGACATGCAGCTCTCCGACCTGCAGGGCTCGCTGCAGGGCCAGCTCAGCCTGGCGGTCGAGTCCAGCGCCAAGTACCTGGTGCCGCACCTGTTCGCCGCCTTCCGCGCCCAGCACCCGGAAGTCAGCCTGCAGCTGGTGGTGGTCAACCATGCCATGGCGGTCAGACGCCTGTCGGCGAGCCGCGACGACCTGCTGATCATGTCGCAGGTGCCGAGCGAGCTGGCGCTGGATTTCTTTCCGTTCTTCAACAACCCGATCATCGCCGTGGCGCCGCCGACGCACCCGCTGTGCTCGGTGGAGCGCCTGCGCCTGAGCGATCTCAGTAGCTTCCCGCTGCTGGTGCGCGAACCCGGTTCAGGCACGCGCAAGGCTTGCGAGGAATACTGCCACCAGAAGCGCGCGCACTTCGCCCAGACCATCGAAGTCGGCTCCACCGAGTCGCAGGTGGAAGCGGTGATCGCCGGCCTCGGCCTGGCCCTGCTGCCGCGCCACGCGGTGCGCCTGGAACTGGCCGCCGGGCTGTTGCGCGAACTGCCGGCCGAGGAGCTGCCACTGCTGCGCAGCTGGTGCGTGGTGCACAACCGCGGCAAACGCCTGTCACCGGTGGCGCAGGCGTTTCTCGACTTTATCCGTGTCGAGCGCCTGCAGATCAGCGCCCTGGGCGAGCGCTTCGCGGCTGCGCAGACTGCAGCGTAG
- a CDS encoding acetyl-CoA carboxylase biotin carboxylase subunit produces the protein MIKKILIANRGEIAVRIVRACAEMGIRSVAVYAEADRMALHVKRADEAHSIGDDPLAGYLNPRKLVNLAVETGCDALHPGYGFLSENAELADICAERGIKFIGPSAEVIRRMGDKTEARRSMIAAGVPCTPGTEGNVADIAEALREGDRIGYPVMLKATNGGGGRGIRRCNSRDELEQAYPRVISEATKAFGRAEVFLEKCIVNPKHIEAQILADSFGNTVHLFERDCSIQRRNQKLIEIAPSPQLTPEQRAYIGDLSVRAAKAVGYENAGTVEFLLAEDGELYFMEMNTRVQVEHTITEEITGIDIVREQIRIASGLELSVKQEDIIHRGYALQFRINAEDPKNNFLPSFGKITRYYAPGGPGVRTDTAIYTGYTIPPYYDSMCLKLVVWALTWEEALARGLRALDDMRVQGVKTTAAYYQEILRNPEFRSGQFNTSFVESHPELTEYSIKRNPSHLAIAIATAIAAHAGL, from the coding sequence GTGATCAAGAAAATCCTCATTGCCAACCGTGGCGAGATTGCCGTCCGCATCGTGCGCGCCTGCGCCGAGATGGGCATTCGCTCGGTGGCGGTTTACGCCGAAGCCGATCGCATGGCGCTGCACGTCAAGCGCGCCGACGAGGCCCACAGCATCGGCGACGATCCGCTGGCCGGCTACCTCAACCCGCGCAAGCTGGTGAACCTGGCGGTGGAGACCGGCTGCGACGCCTTGCATCCCGGCTACGGCTTCCTCTCGGAGAACGCCGAGCTGGCCGATATCTGCGCCGAGCGCGGGATCAAGTTCATCGGCCCGTCGGCCGAAGTGATCCGCCGCATGGGCGACAAGACCGAGGCGCGGCGCAGCATGATCGCCGCTGGCGTGCCCTGCACCCCCGGCACCGAAGGTAACGTGGCGGATATCGCCGAAGCCCTGCGCGAAGGCGACCGCATCGGCTACCCGGTGATGCTCAAGGCCACCAACGGCGGTGGCGGTCGCGGTATTCGCCGCTGCAACAGCCGCGATGAGCTGGAACAGGCCTACCCACGGGTGATCTCCGAGGCGACCAAGGCCTTCGGTCGCGCCGAGGTGTTCCTCGAGAAGTGCATCGTCAATCCCAAGCACATCGAGGCGCAGATTCTCGCCGACAGCTTCGGCAACACCGTGCACCTGTTCGAGCGCGACTGCTCGATCCAGCGGCGTAACCAGAAACTCATCGAGATCGCCCCCAGCCCGCAGCTGACGCCTGAGCAGCGCGCCTATATCGGCGACCTGTCGGTGCGCGCGGCCAAGGCTGTCGGTTATGAGAATGCGGGCACCGTGGAGTTTCTGCTGGCCGAGGATGGCGAGCTGTACTTTATGGAGATGAACACCCGGGTGCAGGTGGAGCACACCATCACCGAAGAAATCACCGGCATCGACATCGTTCGCGAGCAGATCCGCATCGCCTCCGGCCTGGAGCTGTCGGTCAAGCAGGAAGACATCATCCACCGCGGCTATGCCCTGCAGTTCCGCATCAACGCCGAGGACCCGAAGAACAACTTCCTGCCCTCGTTCGGCAAGATCACTCGCTACTACGCCCCCGGCGGCCCCGGCGTGCGTACCGACACGGCGATCTACACCGGTTACACCATTCCGCCGTACTACGACTCCATGTGCCTGAAGCTGGTGGTCTGGGCGTTGACCTGGGAAGAGGCGCTGGCCCGTGGCCTGCGCGCCCTGGACGACATGCGCGTGCAGGGGGTGAAAACCACCGCCGCCTACTACCAGGAAATCCTGCGTAACCCGGAGTTTCGCAGCGGCCAGTTCAATACCAGTTTCGTCGAGTCTCACCCGGAGCTGACTGAGTATTCGATCAAGCGCAACCCGTCGCACCTGGCCATCGCCATCGCCACCGCCATTGCCGCCCACGCCGGCCTGTAG
- the oadA gene encoding sodium-extruding oxaloacetate decarboxylase subunit alpha, which translates to MSKKITVTDTILRDAHQSIIATRMRTEDMLPICAKLDKVGYWSLEVWGGATFDACVRFLKEDPWERLRKLKAALPNTRLQMLLRGQNLLGYRHYSDDVVRAFVAKAAVNGIDVFRIFDAMNDVRNLRVSIEAVKAAGKHAQGTISYTTSPVHTVDAFVAQAKAMQAMGIDSIAIKDMAGLLTPFATAELVKALKAAVDLPVFIHSHDTAGMGSMCQLKAIEAGADHIDTAISSFAWGTSHPGTESMVAALRGSEFDTGLDLPLIQEIGMYFHAVRKKYHQFESEFTAVDTRVQVNQVPGGMMSNLANQLKEQGALNRINEVFAEIPRVREDLGFPPLVTPTSQIVGTQAVFNVLAGERYKTITNEVKLYLQGRYGLAPGKINEQLRKQAIGSEDVIDVRPADLIPPELAKLRAEIGALAKSEEDVLTYAMFPDIGRKFLEERAAGTLTPEVLLPIPEAGGVAAVGGEGVPTEFIIDVHGESYRVDITGVGVKGDGKRHFYLSIDGMPEEVVFEPLNDFVGGGGNKRKHASAPGDVSTTMPGNIVEVLVKEGDVVKTGQAVLITEAMKMETEVQAPIAGTVKAIHVAKGDRVTPGEVLVEIEA; encoded by the coding sequence ATGAGTAAGAAGATAACGGTCACCGACACCATCCTGCGCGACGCCCATCAGTCGATCATCGCCACGCGGATGCGCACCGAAGACATGCTGCCGATCTGCGCCAAGCTCGACAAAGTCGGCTACTGGTCGCTGGAAGTCTGGGGCGGCGCGACCTTCGACGCCTGCGTGCGCTTCCTCAAGGAAGACCCGTGGGAGCGCCTGCGCAAGCTCAAGGCCGCATTGCCCAACACCCGCCTGCAGATGCTCCTGCGCGGGCAGAACCTGCTCGGCTACCGCCACTACAGCGACGACGTGGTGCGCGCCTTCGTGGCCAAGGCCGCAGTGAATGGCATCGATGTGTTTCGTATCTTCGACGCGATGAACGACGTACGTAACCTGCGCGTCTCCATCGAGGCAGTGAAGGCCGCCGGCAAGCACGCCCAGGGCACCATCAGCTACACCACCAGCCCGGTGCATACGGTCGACGCCTTCGTCGCCCAGGCCAAGGCCATGCAGGCCATGGGCATCGACTCCATCGCCATCAAGGACATGGCCGGCCTGCTCACGCCGTTCGCCACCGCCGAGCTGGTCAAGGCGCTGAAAGCCGCAGTCGACCTGCCGGTGTTCATCCATAGCCACGACACCGCCGGCATGGGCTCGATGTGCCAGCTCAAGGCCATCGAGGCCGGTGCCGACCATATCGACACCGCCATCTCCAGCTTCGCCTGGGGCACCAGCCATCCGGGCACCGAGTCGATGGTCGCCGCCCTGCGCGGCAGCGAGTTCGACACCGGCCTGGACCTGCCGCTGATCCAGGAAATCGGCATGTACTTCCACGCCGTGCGCAAGAAGTACCACCAGTTCGAGAGCGAATTCACCGCCGTGGACACCCGCGTGCAGGTCAACCAGGTGCCGGGCGGGATGATGTCCAACCTGGCCAACCAGCTGAAGGAGCAGGGCGCGCTCAACCGCATCAACGAAGTGTTTGCCGAGATCCCGCGGGTGCGCGAAGACCTCGGCTTCCCGCCGCTGGTCACGCCGACCTCGCAGATCGTCGGCACCCAGGCGGTGTTCAACGTGCTCGCCGGCGAGCGCTACAAGACCATCACCAACGAGGTGAAATTGTACCTGCAGGGCCGCTACGGCCTGGCACCGGGCAAGATCAACGAGCAGCTGCGCAAGCAGGCGATTGGCAGCGAGGACGTCATCGACGTGCGCCCGGCTGACCTGATCCCGCCGGAGCTGGCCAAGCTGCGTGCCGAAATCGGCGCCCTGGCCAAGTCCGAGGAAGACGTGTTGACCTACGCCATGTTCCCCGACATCGGCCGCAAGTTCCTCGAGGAGCGCGCCGCCGGCACCCTGACTCCGGAAGTGCTGCTGCCGATTCCGGAAGCCGGCGGCGTCGCGGCGGTGGGCGGCGAGGGTGTGCCGACCGAGTTCATCATCGACGTGCACGGCGAGAGCTACCGCGTGGATATCACCGGCGTGGGCGTGAAGGGCGACGGCAAGCGCCACTTCTACCTGTCCATCGACGGCATGCCGGAAGAAGTGGTGTTCGAGCCGCTCAACGACTTCGTCGGCGGTGGTGGCAACAAGCGCAAGCACGCCAGCGCGCCGGGCGATGTCAGCACCACCATGCCGGGCAATATCGTCGAGGTACTGGTGAAAGAAGGCGACGTGGTCAAGACCGGCCAGGCCGTGCTGATCACCGAAGCGATGAAGATGGAAACCGAAGTGCAGGCGCCGATCGCCGGCACCGTCAAGGCCATCCATGTGGCCAAGGGTGACCGGGTCACCCCCGGCGAAGTGCTGGTGGAGATCGAGGCCTGA
- a CDS encoding DUF1127 domain-containing protein: MERTLSSDSLFQDSSSNVRGNLPLQIIATLLLWKRRIISRHQLARLDERLLADAGISLYQRQAEISKPFWR; encoded by the coding sequence ATGGAACGTACCCTCAGTTCCGACTCGCTCTTTCAAGACAGCTCCTCGAATGTACGTGGCAACCTGCCGCTGCAGATCATCGCCACCCTGCTGCTGTGGAAACGCCGCATCATCAGCCGCCATCAGCTGGCCCGTCTGGACGAGCGCCTGCTGGCCGACGCCGGCATCAGCCTCTATCAGCGTCAGGCCGAGATCAGCAAGCCGTTCTGGCGCTGA
- a CDS encoding low specificity L-threonine aldolase produces MPDQTQQFASDNYSGICPEAWAAMAEANQGHQRAYGEDQWTARAADQFRQLFETDCEVFFAFNGTAANSLALSSLCQSYHSVICSETAHVETDECGAPEFFSNGSKLLTAATSSGKLTPDSIREVALKRQDIHYPKPRVVTLTQATEVGTVYSPDEVRAISQVCKELGLNLHMDGARFSNACAFLGCSPAELTWQAGVDVLCFGGTKNGMAVGEAILFFNRALAEDFDYRCKQAGQLASKMRFLSAPWVGLLQDDAWLRYANHANRCARLLAELVADVPGVSLMFPVQANGVFLQLSEPAIERLRAWGWRFYTFIGAGGARFMCSWDTEEARVRELAADIRKAMA; encoded by the coding sequence ATGCCTGACCAGACCCAACAATTCGCCAGCGACAACTATTCCGGCATCTGTCCGGAAGCTTGGGCCGCCATGGCCGAGGCCAACCAGGGGCACCAGCGCGCCTACGGCGAGGATCAGTGGACGGCGCGGGCCGCCGACCAGTTCCGCCAGCTGTTCGAGACCGATTGCGAGGTGTTCTTCGCCTTCAACGGCACCGCGGCCAACTCCCTGGCCCTGTCCAGCCTGTGCCAGAGCTACCACAGCGTGATCTGCTCGGAGACTGCCCACGTCGAGACCGACGAGTGCGGCGCCCCGGAGTTCTTCTCCAACGGCTCCAAGCTGCTCACCGCCGCTACCTCCAGCGGCAAGCTGACCCCGGATTCGATTCGCGAGGTGGCACTCAAGCGCCAGGACATCCACTACCCGAAACCGCGGGTGGTGACCCTGACCCAGGCCACCGAGGTCGGCACCGTCTACAGCCCGGATGAAGTGCGGGCGATCAGCCAGGTGTGCAAGGAGCTCGGCCTCAACCTGCATATGGACGGCGCACGCTTCTCCAACGCCTGCGCCTTCCTCGGCTGCAGCCCGGCCGAGCTGACCTGGCAGGCCGGCGTCGACGTGCTGTGCTTCGGCGGCACCAAGAACGGCATGGCGGTCGGCGAGGCCATCCTGTTCTTCAACAGGGCCCTGGCCGAAGACTTCGACTACCGCTGCAAGCAGGCCGGCCAGCTGGCCTCGAAGATGCGCTTCCTCTCCGCCCCCTGGGTCGGCCTGCTGCAGGATGACGCCTGGCTGCGCTACGCCAATCACGCCAACCGCTGCGCGCGCCTGCTGGCCGAGCTGGTGGCGGATGTGCCGGGCGTCAGCCTGATGTTCCCGGTGCAGGCCAACGGCGTGTTCCTGCAGCTCAGCGAGCCGGCCATCGAGCGCCTGCGCGCGTGGGGCTGGCGCTTCTACACCTTCATCGGCGCCGGTGGCGCGCGCTTCATGTGTTCCTGGGATACCGAGGAAGCGCGGGTGCGCGAGCTGGCGGCGGATATTCGCAAGGCCATGGCCTGA
- a CDS encoding polyamine ABC transporter substrate-binding protein, with protein MNKLQQLFGITLCGSALLTGAVQAQAAEQRELRVYNWADYMLPEVPKEFAKNTGIKLTWDTYESNEALEAKLLAGNSGYDLVVPTNTFLDTQIKAGVYQKLDKAKLPNWQHLDPNLLKLMSANDPGNQYAVPYMYGTVLLGYNPDKVKAALGDNAPLNSWDLVFKPENMEKLKSCGVAMLDSPAEILPIALDYLGLDPNSTNPADYDKATELLLKVRPYVAYFHSAKYMTDIANGDICVAIGYSGSFYQFANRAKEAGNGVVVKWKLPQEGAPLWYDSFAIPADAKNVDEAHAFLDNLLQPKVVAPISDFLGYPNPNQDAMALVSAAIRDDADLTPPPAAQANLYVLQPLPQKIERVRTRVWSKIKTGN; from the coding sequence ATGAACAAACTCCAGCAACTGTTCGGCATCACCCTCTGCGGCAGCGCCCTGCTGACCGGCGCGGTGCAGGCGCAAGCAGCAGAACAGCGTGAACTGCGCGTGTACAACTGGGCGGACTACATGCTGCCCGAAGTGCCCAAGGAGTTCGCCAAGAACACCGGCATCAAGCTGACCTGGGACACCTACGAGTCCAACGAAGCCCTCGAAGCCAAGCTGCTGGCCGGCAACTCCGGCTACGACCTGGTGGTGCCGACCAACACCTTCCTCGACACCCAGATCAAGGCCGGCGTCTACCAGAAACTAGACAAGGCCAAGCTGCCCAACTGGCAACACCTGGACCCCAACCTGCTCAAGCTGATGAGCGCCAACGACCCCGGCAACCAGTACGCCGTGCCCTACATGTACGGCACCGTGCTGCTCGGCTACAACCCGGACAAGGTCAAGGCCGCGCTCGGCGACAACGCGCCACTGAACAGCTGGGACCTGGTGTTCAAGCCGGAGAACATGGAGAAGCTGAAGAGCTGCGGCGTGGCCATGCTGGATTCGCCCGCCGAGATCCTGCCGATTGCTCTCGACTACCTGGGCCTGGATCCGAACAGCACCAACCCGGCCGACTACGACAAGGCCACCGAGTTGCTGCTGAAAGTCCGCCCCTACGTCGCCTACTTCCACTCGGCCAAGTACATGACCGACATCGCCAACGGCGACATCTGCGTGGCCATCGGCTACTCGGGCAGCTTCTACCAGTTCGCCAACCGCGCCAAGGAAGCCGGCAACGGCGTAGTGGTGAAGTGGAAGCTGCCGCAGGAAGGCGCGCCACTGTGGTACGACTCCTTCGCCATCCCGGCCGATGCCAAGAACGTCGACGAGGCCCACGCCTTCCTCGACAACCTGCTGCAGCCCAAGGTGGTGGCGCCGATCAGCGATTTCCTCGGCTACCCCAACCCGAACCAGGACGCCATGGCGCTGGTCAGCGCCGCGATCCGCGACGATGCCGACCTGACCCCGCCGCCGGCCGCGCAGGCAAACCTCTACGTGCTGCAGCCGCTGCCGCAGAAGATCGAGCGCGTACGCACCCGCGTCTGGAGCAAGATCAAGACGGGTAACTGA
- a CDS encoding histone deacetylase family protein, protein MLTIYSDDHRLHHAQGEMVGGEHKPCFEMPARADHVLARVQAQQLGEIRAPQDFGLAPIARIHSADYLEFLQQAWAGWAAQGNSADFLPGVFPARHMRAKRPDDLYGQYGFHSFDCFAPITAGTWQAVYSSAQVALTAQREVAAGARSAFALCRPPGHHASSDVMGGYCYLNNVAIAAQAFLDQGAARVAILDVDYHHGNGTQSIFYERADVFVANIHGSPSFEYPHFLGYADETGAGSGAGYNLNLPLAAGSAWDVWGAALDSACQRIADYAPDVVLVSLGVDTYKDDPISRFKLDSPDYLRMGQRIAALGKPTLFVMEGGYAVAEIGINAVNVLEGFQGA, encoded by the coding sequence ATGCTGACCATCTACAGTGACGACCACCGCCTGCACCACGCCCAGGGCGAGATGGTCGGCGGTGAACACAAACCCTGCTTCGAAATGCCGGCGCGCGCCGACCATGTGCTGGCCCGCGTGCAGGCGCAGCAGCTCGGCGAGATCCGCGCACCGCAGGACTTCGGCCTGGCCCCGATCGCACGCATCCACAGCGCCGATTACCTGGAGTTCCTGCAGCAGGCCTGGGCCGGCTGGGCCGCCCAGGGCAACAGCGCCGACTTCCTGCCCGGTGTGTTCCCGGCCCGGCATATGCGCGCCAAGCGCCCGGACGATCTCTACGGCCAGTACGGCTTCCACAGTTTCGACTGCTTCGCGCCGATCACCGCCGGCACCTGGCAGGCCGTGTACAGCTCGGCTCAGGTCGCCCTGACCGCCCAGCGCGAAGTCGCCGCCGGCGCGCGCAGTGCCTTTGCCCTGTGCCGTCCGCCGGGCCACCACGCCAGCAGCGATGTGATGGGCGGCTACTGCTACCTGAACAACGTCGCCATCGCCGCCCAGGCCTTCCTCGACCAGGGCGCTGCGCGGGTGGCTATCCTCGATGTCGACTACCACCACGGCAACGGCACCCAGTCGATCTTCTATGAACGCGCCGACGTATTCGTCGCCAATATCCACGGCAGCCCAAGCTTCGAGTACCCGCACTTTCTCGGCTATGCCGATGAGACCGGCGCGGGTTCCGGCGCGGGCTACAACCTCAACCTGCCATTGGCCGCCGGCAGCGCCTGGGATGTCTGGGGCGCGGCCCTGGACAGCGCCTGCCAGCGCATCGCCGACTACGCGCCGGACGTGGTGCTGGTGTCCCTCGGCGTCGACACCTACAAGGACGATCCGATCTCGCGCTTCAAGCTCGACAGCCCGGATTACCTGCGCATGGGCCAGCGCATCGCCGCGCTCGGCAAGCCGACCCTGTTCGTCATGGAGGGTGGTTACGCGGTGGCGGAAATCGGCATCAACGCGGTCAACGTACTCGAAGGTTTCCAGGGCGCCTGA
- the glsB gene encoding glutaminase B has translation MQALLNEILDQVRPLLGQGKVADYIPALAEVPANQLGIAVYGVDGSLHTAGDATTAFSIQSISKVFSLVQAIQHSGEDIWQRLGHEPSGQPFNSLVQLEFERGRPRNPFINAGALVICDINESRFAAPALSMRDFARRLSGNLHVVADMKVAESEYQHRARNAAAAYLMQAFGNFHNDVETVLRSYFHHCALAMNCVDLARACGFLANQGLCTHSGEQLLTPRQTQQVNAIMATSGLYDEAGNFAYRVGLPGKSGVGGGIVAVVPGRFSVCVWSPELNPAGNSLAGMAALELLSERIGGSVFSPLNR, from the coding sequence ATGCAGGCGTTGTTGAACGAGATTCTGGATCAGGTCCGGCCGCTGCTTGGCCAGGGCAAGGTCGCCGACTACATTCCGGCACTGGCCGAGGTGCCGGCCAACCAGCTGGGCATCGCCGTGTACGGCGTCGATGGCAGCCTGCACACCGCCGGTGACGCGACCACAGCGTTCTCCATCCAGAGCATCTCCAAGGTGTTCAGCCTGGTCCAGGCGATCCAGCATTCCGGCGAAGACATCTGGCAGCGCCTTGGCCACGAGCCGTCCGGCCAGCCGTTCAATTCGCTGGTGCAGCTGGAATTCGAGCGCGGCCGACCGCGCAACCCGTTCATCAATGCCGGCGCGCTGGTGATCTGCGATATCAATGAGTCGCGCTTCGCCGCCCCGGCGCTGTCCATGCGCGACTTCGCCCGCCGCCTGTCCGGCAACCTGCATGTGGTGGCGGACATGAAGGTCGCCGAGTCGGAATACCAGCACCGCGCGCGCAACGCCGCCGCGGCCTACCTGATGCAGGCCTTCGGCAATTTCCACAACGATGTCGAGACGGTGCTGCGCAGCTATTTCCACCACTGCGCGCTGGCGATGAACTGCGTCGACCTGGCGCGCGCCTGCGGCTTCCTGGCCAACCAGGGGCTGTGCACGCACAGCGGCGAACAACTGCTGACGCCGCGGCAGACCCAGCAGGTCAATGCGATCATGGCCACCAGCGGTTTGTACGACGAGGCCGGCAACTTCGCCTACCGCGTCGGCCTGCCGGGAAAAAGCGGGGTCGGCGGCGGCATTGTCGCGGTGGTGCCGGGGCGTTTCAGCGTGTGCGTGTGGTCGCCGGAACTGAACCCGGCCGGCAACTCGCTGGCCGGCATGGCGGCGCTGGAGCTGCTCAGCGAGCGGATCGGCGGCTCGGTGTTTTCACCGCTGAATCGCTGA
- a CDS encoding asparaginase — protein sequence MNPTQKLLVLYTGGTIGMQMSAAGLAPASGFEARLRAEQAAHPERPAPAWQFAELLPPLDSANMTQANWLAMRDAIVAAVDNQGCDAVILLHGTDTLAYSAAALSFLLLGLGVPVVLTGSMQPAGVPSSDAWPNLFGALALLAEGVAPGVHLYFNGQLLHGARASKLKSEAFDAFQDTRRPRHGQSIDALPSALHYRQSRRPVALAVQPLFPGLSAAQLRAVLASGAEALLLECYGSGTGPSDNPEILAALREAHERGVVLAAISQCAQGHVEFGVYAAGSALAQTGLVSGGGMSREAALGKLFSLLGAGLPQAEVERLFALDLCGELAE from the coding sequence ATGAATCCGACCCAAAAGCTGCTGGTGTTGTATACCGGCGGCACCATCGGCATGCAGATGAGCGCCGCCGGGCTGGCCCCGGCCTCGGGCTTCGAAGCCCGCCTGCGCGCCGAACAGGCCGCCCACCCCGAGCGCCCGGCACCGGCCTGGCAGTTCGCCGAGCTGCTGCCGCCGCTGGACAGCGCCAACATGACCCAGGCCAACTGGCTGGCCATGCGCGACGCCATAGTCGCCGCCGTCGACAATCAGGGCTGCGATGCCGTGATACTGCTGCATGGCACCGACACCCTGGCCTACAGCGCGGCGGCCCTGAGCTTTCTGCTGCTCGGCCTCGGCGTGCCCGTTGTACTGACCGGCTCGATGCAACCGGCCGGTGTGCCCAGCAGCGATGCCTGGCCCAACCTGTTCGGCGCCCTGGCCCTGCTCGCCGAGGGCGTGGCGCCTGGCGTGCACCTGTATTTCAATGGCCAGCTGCTGCACGGCGCGCGCGCCAGCAAGCTGAAGAGCGAGGCCTTCGACGCCTTCCAGGACACCCGCCGGCCACGCCACGGCCAGTCTATCGACGCACTACCAAGCGCCCTGCACTACCGCCAGTCGCGCCGCCCGGTGGCGCTGGCCGTGCAGCCGCTGTTCCCCGGCCTGAGCGCGGCGCAACTGCGTGCGGTGCTGGCCAGCGGTGCCGAGGCGCTGCTGCTGGAATGCTATGGCAGTGGCACCGGACCGTCGGACAACCCCGAAATTCTCGCCGCCCTGCGCGAAGCGCATGAACGCGGCGTGGTACTGGCGGCGATCAGCCAGTGCGCCCAGGGCCATGTCGAGTTCGGCGTGTATGCCGCCGGCAGCGCCCTGGCGCAGACCGGCCTGGTCAGCGGCGGCGGCATGAGCCGCGAGGCGGCGCTGGGCAAGCTGTTCAGCCTGCTCGGCGCCGGCCTACCCCAGGCCGAGGTGGAGCGCCTGTTCGCCCTCGACCTGTGCGGCGAGCTGGCCGAGTAA